One region of Quercus lobata isolate SW786 chromosome 2, ValleyOak3.0 Primary Assembly, whole genome shotgun sequence genomic DNA includes:
- the LOC115975385 gene encoding protein SGT1 homolog A-like, translating into MASSLEIAKKAKEAFVDDSFKLAVDLFSEAIDLSPNDANLFADRAQAHLKLNNLTEAAADASKAIEIDPSMAKAYLRKGTACMKLGEYLTAKEALEIGTSLAQNDSRFTKMLKECDQHLADFQPSTVPASASKLSDTTAGTLEESKKGCGMSQQISTITSVRPKYSHGYYQKPEEVVVTIYVKGIPANNIVVDFGEQILSVTIGIHDEDAYYFQPRLFGKIIPDKCRYEVLSTKVEIRLAKAEIINWPSLEYSKEIAVTQKVNVLSVESQRPAYPSSMPRKRDWDKLEAQVKQEEKEEKLDGDAGVNRMFQDIYLNADEDMRRAMSKSFMESNGTVLSTDWTDVGSKKVEATAPDGMELKKWEY; encoded by the exons ATGGCAAGTTCGCTTGAAATTGCAAAGAAGGCAAAAGAAGCCTTTGTGGACGACAGCTTCAAACTCGCCGTTGACCTCTTTTCTGAGGCCATTGACTTGAGCCCTAACGACGCCAATCTCTTCGCAGACCGGGCCCAGGCCCATCTCAAACTCAACAATCTCACTG AAGCGGCTGCCGATGCAAGTAAGGCAATTGAGATTGATCCTTCCATGGCCAAGGCTTACCTTCGTAAAGG CACTGCCTGTATGAAGCTTGGTGAATATCTTACTGCTAAGGAAGCCCTTGAGATTGGTACATCTTTGGCACAAAATGATTCAAGATTCACGAAGATGCTTAAAGAATGTGATCAGCATTTGGCAG ATTTTCAACCAAGTACTGTACCTGCTTCTGCCTCTAAATTGTCTGATACAACTGCTGGAACTCTTGAAGAATCTAAAAAAGGATGTGGCATGTCCCAGCAGATTAGCACGATTACATCAGTCAGACCAAAATACAG CCATGGATACTACCAGAAGCCGGAGGAAGTGGTTGTCACAATTTATGTGAAGGGCATACCAGCAAACAACATAGTTGTTGACTTTGGAGAACAGATT CTGAGTGTCACAATTGGCATCCATGATGAAGATGCTTATTATTTTCAGCCTCGATTGTTTGGGAAG ATAATACCTGATAAGTGCAGATATGAAGTACTGTCGACTAAAGTTGAAATCCGTCTTGCGAAAGCTGAAATTATCAACTGGCCATCACTTGAATATAGCAAGGAAATTGCAGTTACTCAAAAAGTGAATGTGTTGTCAG TTGAATCTCAAAGGCCTGCATATCCATCTTCAATGCCAAGAAAAAGAGATTGGGATAAGTTGGAAGCACAAGTGAAGCAAGAG gagaaagaagagaagctGGATGGTGATGCAGGTGTAAACAGGATGTTCCAAGACATATACCTAAATGCAGACGAGGACATGAGGAGAGCTATGAGCAAATCTTTT ATGGAGTCCAATGGGACAGTGCTGTCAACAGACTGGACTGATGTGGGTTCAAAGAAGGTGGAAGCCACTGCACCTGACGGTATGGAGTTGAAGAAATGGGAGTATTAA